The Micromonospora sp. WMMD961 genome has a segment encoding these proteins:
- a CDS encoding ATP-binding cassette domain-containing protein → MIKARGLTKTFQINKFTVEAVRGIDLDVSSGEMVGFLGPNGAGKSTTLRMLTTLLRPTSGEANIGGCDLLSDPAGVRRLIGYVGQNSSAGVEYKVREELITHARLQGLSASAARTRVGEMLEQYDLAGLEDRMIGALSGGQKRRIDIVMGVLHRPPVVFFDEPSTGLDPQSRSNLWDHIRNLRREHETTVFLTTHYLDEADSLCDRILVIDGGRIVAEGTADELKAQVNGDLVTLETSAPGQTATAAERLDGAKEVTVDGTTVRFRIPRGDSVLPGLLRELDRNDVDVFSVRTSRPTLDDVFLTVTGRSLRDSETAPAFPGL, encoded by the coding sequence ATGATCAAGGCGCGGGGTCTGACCAAGACGTTCCAGATCAACAAGTTCACCGTCGAGGCCGTCCGCGGCATCGACCTCGACGTCTCGTCCGGCGAAATGGTCGGCTTCCTCGGCCCCAACGGGGCGGGCAAGTCCACCACCCTGCGGATGCTGACCACGTTGCTGCGACCCACCTCCGGCGAGGCCAACATCGGCGGCTGCGACCTGCTCAGCGACCCCGCCGGAGTGCGCAGGTTGATCGGCTACGTCGGCCAGAACTCCTCGGCCGGCGTCGAGTACAAGGTCCGCGAGGAGCTGATCACTCACGCCCGCCTGCAGGGCCTGTCCGCGTCGGCCGCCCGTACCCGGGTGGGCGAGATGCTGGAGCAGTACGACCTGGCCGGGCTGGAGGATCGCATGATCGGTGCCCTCTCCGGCGGTCAGAAGCGGCGCATCGACATCGTGATGGGCGTGCTGCACCGGCCGCCGGTGGTCTTCTTCGACGAGCCGTCCACCGGGCTGGACCCGCAGAGCCGTAGCAACCTGTGGGACCACATCCGCAACCTGCGCCGCGAGCACGAGACGACGGTCTTCCTCACCACCCACTACCTGGACGAGGCCGACAGCCTGTGCGACCGGATCCTCGTCATCGACGGCGGCCGGATCGTCGCCGAGGGCACCGCCGACGAGCTCAAGGCACAGGTCAACGGCGACCTGGTGACCCTGGAGACCTCCGCACCCGGGCAGACCGCCACCGCCGCCGAACGACTCGACGGCGCGAAGGAGGTCACCGTGGACGGCACGACGGTGCGGTTCCGCATCCCCCGCGGCGACAGTGTCCTACCCGGCCTGCTGCGCGAACTCGACCGCAACGACGTCGACGTGTTCTCGGTGCGAACCAGCCGACCGACACTCGACGACGTGTTCCTGACCGTCACCGGGCGCAGCCTGCGCGACAGCGAGACCGCCCCGGCGTTCCCGGGCCTGTGA
- a CDS encoding metallophosphoesterase produces MSVPGTVPHGRLLAISDLHVGYARNRETVLGLRPGHTDDWLIVAGDVGEKMADVEWALTLLAERFAKVVWVPGNHELWTPADDPVQLRGEQRYRDLVRMCRDLGVVTPEDDFPVWRGAGGPVVVVPLFVLYDYTFRPPGTTKEQARHWAESAGIVCTDEFLLHTDPYPGADDWCRARLRETERRLAQCDPALPTVLVNHFPLTREPTWVLRYPQFAQWCGTTGTATWHLDHRAAVVVYGHLHIPRTTVEDGVRFEEVSLGYPREQDLYGRHGDPLRVILPAPDPS; encoded by the coding sequence GTGAGTGTTCCCGGTACGGTCCCGCACGGCAGGTTGTTGGCGATCAGTGATCTGCACGTCGGCTATGCCCGCAACCGGGAGACGGTGCTCGGGCTGCGCCCCGGGCACACCGACGACTGGCTGATCGTCGCCGGCGACGTGGGCGAGAAGATGGCCGACGTCGAGTGGGCGTTGACACTGCTCGCCGAGCGCTTCGCGAAGGTCGTCTGGGTGCCGGGCAACCACGAGCTGTGGACGCCCGCCGACGACCCGGTGCAGCTGCGCGGCGAGCAGCGCTACCGCGATCTCGTACGGATGTGCCGGGACCTCGGCGTCGTCACGCCCGAGGACGACTTCCCGGTGTGGCGCGGGGCCGGCGGCCCGGTGGTCGTGGTGCCGCTGTTCGTGCTCTACGACTACACGTTCCGCCCGCCGGGGACCACGAAGGAGCAGGCGCGGCACTGGGCCGAGTCGGCCGGGATCGTCTGCACCGACGAGTTCCTGCTGCACACGGACCCCTACCCGGGAGCGGACGACTGGTGCCGGGCCCGGCTGCGGGAGACCGAGCGGCGTCTCGCCCAGTGCGACCCGGCGCTGCCGACGGTGCTGGTCAACCACTTCCCGCTGACCCGGGAGCCGACGTGGGTGCTGCGCTATCCGCAGTTCGCCCAGTGGTGCGGCACCACCGGCACCGCGACGTGGCACCTGGACCACCGGGCGGCAGTGGTGGTCTACGGCCATCTGCACATCCCACGGACGACAGTGGAGGACGGCGTCCGGTTCGAGGAGGTCTCTCTCGGCTACCCCCGCGAACAGGACCTGTACGGCCGGCACGGTGACCCACTGCGGGTCATCCTTCCCGCGCCCGATCCGTCCTGA
- a CDS encoding DUF5988 family protein, whose product MTTTLLTPIDAPTDTFSPPADLSRFLGQHYFSHDAANPATNPPLDFEKAAFQSRTVVTAEQLTSVVQVMLVGGPSAIPRSLVVSKTLAANEKLKICYLDGYEHFERDAELGDVFVWSMRTSMAF is encoded by the coding sequence ATGACCACGACACTGTTGACGCCGATCGATGCTCCTACCGACACGTTCAGCCCGCCGGCCGATCTGAGCAGGTTCCTGGGTCAGCACTACTTCAGCCACGACGCCGCGAACCCGGCGACGAACCCGCCGCTGGACTTCGAGAAGGCGGCCTTCCAGTCCCGGACGGTGGTGACCGCCGAACAGCTCACCTCCGTGGTGCAGGTGATGCTCGTCGGTGGCCCCAGCGCCATCCCGCGCAGCCTCGTCGTCAGCAAGACGCTGGCGGCGAACGAGAAGCTGAAGATCTGCTACCTGGACGGGTACGAGCACTTCGAGCGCGACGCGGAGCTGGGCGACGTGTTCGTCTGGTCGATGCGTACCTCGATGGCCTTCTGA
- a CDS encoding ABC transporter permease, which translates to MSFLRDTWLTFDRAVRPALRSPGTLIVGVAVPLVYLVLFGPLLSDTTDESGLSSWQWFVPGMLIQLALFITANAGFSLIPDTRSGVLERMQVTPLSRVALLTGRVLKDVVLLLVQAILMIGLAFILGFRAGVLPILAGLVLLAITAVAVGFTSYGLALKLKHEFALAPVVSGIVVPLMLLSGVLLPMDRAPDWLYYLSRANPLSYVVEAERELISGNYDQQIVLIGALVAVGLLVLSTTWSLRLLRRQLA; encoded by the coding sequence ATGTCGTTCCTGCGAGACACCTGGTTGACGTTCGACCGGGCGGTCCGTCCCGCCCTGCGCAGCCCCGGCACGCTGATCGTCGGTGTCGCCGTGCCCCTGGTCTACCTGGTCCTGTTCGGGCCGCTGCTGAGCGACACCACCGACGAGAGCGGACTCAGCTCCTGGCAGTGGTTCGTCCCCGGCATGCTCATCCAGCTCGCCCTGTTCATCACCGCCAACGCCGGCTTCTCCCTCATCCCGGACACCCGCTCCGGCGTGCTGGAGCGGATGCAGGTCACCCCGCTCAGCCGGGTCGCCCTGCTCACCGGCCGGGTCCTCAAGGACGTGGTGCTGCTGCTCGTCCAGGCCATCCTGATGATCGGGCTGGCGTTCATCCTCGGCTTCCGGGCCGGCGTCCTGCCGATCCTGGCCGGGCTGGTCCTGCTCGCCATCACCGCGGTCGCGGTCGGCTTCACCTCCTACGGCCTGGCGCTCAAACTCAAGCACGAGTTCGCGCTGGCCCCGGTGGTCAGCGGCATCGTCGTGCCGCTGATGCTGCTGTCCGGGGTGCTGCTGCCGATGGACCGTGCCCCGGACTGGCTGTACTACCTGTCGCGGGCCAACCCGCTCAGCTACGTCGTCGAGGCCGAGCGTGAGCTGATCAGCGGCAACTACGACCAGCAGATCGTGTTGATCGGCGCGCTGGTCGCGGTCGGCCTGCTGGTGCTCAGCACCACCTGGTCCCTGCGGCTGCTGCGCCGCCAGCTCGCCTGA